CTCCGTCTTCAGGCGACTTGCCGCATGGTCATGGTATTGGCTCCTGCTGGCATAACCGGCTCCGTGGCGCTGGAAGCCGTCAAGCTTAATCTGAGGTTAGCCAAAAGGAGACATTTCCGCTTAGCCGCTACATCTAAAATGCCCACAATCTTATGTCAAATTATTGGAAATGGACTCATCCATTCCCATCGACACCTGCCCGGCATTCCGCCGAAGTGGGCCACTATCAAGTAGCCCAGCCCCCAAGTGTAAACGTTCACCGACAACCGGCCGGCGCGGCGAAAGCAGGGCCGGCCGTTGGGATGTCGCCCGACTTTCTCCGACAACTGGACGGCTAGGCCATCCACATACTGGCCCAGCTGCGAGCGCTGCATGCCGATGCCGCCGCTGGTTTCCATGATCGTCGGCGAACGGTGGCTACCCGACGAGCATGCCGAGCGCTCGACCGCCGCGCGCATCAGCCGACGGTAGTGCATCCCGTCCACGAGGAAGAGGCGGCCTGTTCAGGCCAAGTGGCGCCGGTCGACAGATCGCAGAGCATGGCTGCCGAGCCCTCCGCGGTCATGCGGACATCGTAAGGGGCGAGCTCCGCATCGGGCCGAATGAAGCCGTGTTGCGTTGAGAGAATGATCACCAGGGCTGCGCATCGGTCTGCACGTGAGCCCGGAAGGTCTCGCACATGACACCGCGATATAGTCCATGGCCGGAGCAGGGCGATCGAATTTCGTGGCAGAGCACGCGATGAGAACTAGCGGGCGAGCCGGCAACCGAGCGACGGCTGGATGGGCAATTTCGTCAACGAAGTTGAGTTGGGAGGGGTGCGTTGAGATCGATGTGACCTGCGCGGTGAACGTAGACCCCGATCTGTAGAGGCCTGCCGGAAGTCAACGCAGCGCTGCTGCACTTCCACATCGCACCGGATGCCTCGTCGGAGCCTGCTACAAGCCAACGCCCGAGTGGGTCGAGGCCTATTTCTCCCTGCTTACACACCTTGGAAGGAAATAGCGCTTGAAAAGCGCTTCAAGGCCGCCATCAGCGTAGCGCCGTACTGTGGTCTGCATATTCTGCCACCGCCCGCGCCGTGCTCATTCGCGCGCGCGCGGTTTGGTGAATCATCTCGCGAAAGCCGCTGAGCAAAGGATCCTCGATGGCCATGCGGTTAAAGGCGAGCATCACCGGGTTCGCCGGAAGTGGCCGCCGCAGCTTGACGATGCGCAGCAGTCCGAACGCCACATGGCTGCGGGCGACGGATTCCGGCGCGATCGAGACCAGGCTGGTGCCTGCGACCAGGGCCAGGTTGGACTCGAAGGAGCGTGTCTCGATCACCGGCCGGATCCTGGGCAGGCCATGCTCGTTCCAGAACGTTTCGAAGGTCACGCGCGAGCTGGTCTCGGCGTCGGGTAGCGCCCAACCCTGGCCGACCAAGCGGGACAGGTGAATGGGGCCTGCCGGGATGGTAGGGTGACCGGCCGCGCAGACGATCACCGTGCGCTCCTCGTACAGGCGCTCCACTACCAGGTCGTCGCCGTCGTCGCGCGTGGTGCTGCGCAGGATGGCGAAATCCAGGCTCCCGGCGGCGATCTGGTCGAACAGCATCTTTGAACTGCCTTCGACCACGCGGAACTGGTAGGGCGTGTCGGCGGCCTGCGCCGACGTC
This DNA window, taken from Cupriavidus sp. D39, encodes the following:
- a CDS encoding LysR family transcriptional regulator; the encoded protein is MPSLPNRPLQRRHIEALVAVGDSHSVHRAARELGVPQPVLSRLLAEAENLLGARLFERSSHGSMPTAQGKAVLSQARFVLRAIERLNDAIADPQRRPIQLGCIPRAMHTLMPGLLARLYPAVPMDTTSAQAADTPYQFRVVEGSSKMLFDQIAAGSLDFAILRSTTRDDGDDLVVERLYEERTVIVCAAGHPTIPAGPIHLSRLVGQGWALPDAETSSRVTFETFWNEHGLPRIRPVIETRSFESNLALVAGTSLVSIAPESVARSHVAFGLLRIVKLRRPLPANPVMLAFNRMAIEDPLLSGFREMIHQTARARMSTARAVAEYADHSTALR